The following nucleotide sequence is from Paenibacillus odorifer.
TTATTCCGTAAATGTCCAGCCAGGCGAGAACGTGCTCGTCGAAATGATTGGCAATGAAAGAGATTTAATTAAAGCAGTTGTAGAGGAAATCGGCAAGGCCGGCGGTCATGCTTTTGTACAATTAACAGATCGTACAGTCCTGCGCAGCATGCTTAAATACGCAACTCGTGAGAGTCTTCAGACATGGGCTGAAATTGACTTGAACCGGATGAAGCAAATGGATTGTTATATCGGGATTCGTGCAGGTGAGAATGTGAATGACCTGTCTGATGTTCCTGAAGAAAATATGAAATTGTATAACTCGTTGTACTCTCATCCAGTGCATAGCGAACAACGTGTGAAGCATACGAAGTGGGTAGTACTGCGTTATCCGAATGCGAGCATGGCTCAGCTTGCGAATATTAGCACTGAAGCGTTTGAGGACTTTTATTTCGAAGTGTGTAATTTGGATTACGCCAAGATGGACAAGGCTCAGGATGCTTTAGCTGATCTCATGCGCAGAACGGATAAGGTACATATTTTGAGTGCTGGGACAGATCTTAAGTTCTCGATTAAAGGAATCGGTGCAGAGAAATGCTCCGGGCAAAAAAATATTCCGGATGGCGAGGTTTACAGCGCCCCAGTTCGCGATTCTGTAAATGGAACGATCAGCTATAATGCACCGTCAGTATATAATGGAGTGACCTTTGAAAATATCAAATTCAAATTCGAGAACGGAAAAATTGTTGAAGCCACCAGCAATGACTCCGCCCGTTTGAACGAGATTTTGAATTCAGATGACGGCGCACGTCATATTGGCGAATTCGCTATCGGGTTTAACCCTTACATTCTTCACCCGATGAATGATATTCTTTTTGACGAAAAAATCGCAGGCAGCCTGCACTTTACGCCAGGACAAGCATATGATGTTACAGATAACGGTAACCGCTCCTCCATTCACTGGGATCTTGTGTTGATCCAACGTCCAGATTATGGCGGCGGAGAAATTTATTTTGACGATGTATTGATCCGTAAGGATGGAATTTTTGTGTTGCCGGAACTCGAAGGTCTGAATCCTGAAAACTTGAAATAAAATGTAATAACAAGAAAACTCCTTGCACAAGTAAGCGGATTCAATGTATCATAAGAAATGATAACAAAAGACTAAAGTTTTATAATCAAGTTGCGGAGGGATTTCTATGTCCAGTAACAATGCGGCAATTGTCGATATTGCCCAAACGGCAGGCCAGTTCAACTCTTCAATCGTTCTTCAAGCGGACAACAAGTACATTGATGTTAAAAGTATCCTTGGTTTGTTCACTACTTTGGTATCCAGCCAAAGCTATGAGCTTCATGTTCATGGGGCAGATGCTGAAGAAGCTAAGAAGGCAATGACTGAAGTGTTTGCAAAACACGGTTTGAAATTCACAGTTGTTGCTGAGTAATAGTCGTGCTAAAAACGTCCTACCGGTTTTCGGTGGGGCGTTTTTTCTAGAAGTAGATATGAAACTTGATAGGATAACGCAGCAGGTTCTTTTAAATATATGGTTAGTATAAACTGAATTGTTGTATTGATACCGGATTTCGTCTAATATTAAGTAAAATAGTAAAAGCAGCTTAACTTTTGGACATGGGGGGGATAGAGGCATGACTTCATCGGAATTACAGGAACAGTATAATCTTAAAGCAATCAATCTTCTACAAGAAGATGCCGATAAAATTCAGCAACTTATAGAAGTGCAGATGGAGAATCTGGCAACACGCTACTGCCCTCTCTATGAGGAAGTGCTGGATACCCAGATGTACGGTTTCTCCAGAGAAGTGGATTTTGCGGTTAGAGCAGGTTTGGTCCCAGAAATTACTGGTAAGATGGTACTAAGTAAGCTGGAGCGTAACTTAGCAGTACTCTACGAGGCTTTGAACAACAAAGCGAAAGAAGAATAAATATCGGTTTCTTAAGTATTTATAGAAGCGCACATGAGGACGAATCGCTCATGTGCGCTTTTTGTTGTGTACAATGGTTAATAATAATTATACGAGATAGAAGGAGACTCCTAAAATCAGGTAAACAGTTAATAACAAGAGGCCCTCATACCAGTTAGTCGAGCCGTCCTGGGTAATTGATTTGGCAATAAAGACGGCTACACCGATGGCGACAATCTCAATGGTCGTAAAAACAATGTCCATTGTATCACCCATGAAATAACTGGCGAAGATTAGGACAGGTGCTACGAACAGGGCGATTTGGAGACTGCTTCCAACTGCAATTTCTACGGCTGCACCGATTTTGTTCTTCATGGCCAGCATAATGGCTGCACTATGCTCTGCGGCATTACCGATGATGGCTACGAGGAACGCACCTACAAACAGCTCGCTGAATCCGAAACGTTCTGTTAAAGTCTCTAACGTCCCTACCAGCCACTCACTCACGAAGGCTACCATTACGGTGGCAAGCACTAGATAAAGGATGGATTTGTTTCTGGACCATGCAGGGGCATGCTCATGGGCTAACTCTTCTTTACCCTCTTCTGTAACGTCCTCTAGATGTTTCTTATGCGTGATCATGGAGAAGATTAGCCAAGCAATGTACGAAGCGATGAGCAGTCCGGCAACGATTAAACTGAGCACATCTGTATCCTTCTCCGTAATAGAGTGGGTGGTAAAGAACATAGCGGGAACAAATAAGGCAATGACGGCAACGATCATCAAGGAGCCATTCATTCCGGCAAGGGTTACGTTAAAGTTCTGAACTTTGAACTTCATCCCGCCGGCGAAAATACTCAATCCTAGAACAAGCAACAGGTTGCCGATAATAGAACCGGTAAGACTGGCTTTGACCATGTCGAACAATCCTTCCTTGACCAGGAAGAAGGCAATGATTAGCTCAGCAGCATTGCCGAAGGTGGCGTTAAGGAAGCCGCCCAGTCGCTGTCCGGCATAATGAGCTACACTTTCAGTAGCCCGGCCGAGAAATCCAGCCACAAACACCACAGCGATTGCTGAGAGAATGAACTGCAGGGTATGATCCCAATCGGCATAATGGCCGATTGCACTAAGGATAAAGGTGATACCCATCAGTGATGGTGAAATCCATTTTTTCAATGTAAAGGACACTCCTATCTATGTATTTAGATTGAATTCATAATCAATATACCCAAATTGTTCCTAGGTGTAAACGAGAAAGCGATAAAGTGATTTGCTTTTTAGCCTGTTTTGGAATTACAATAATTGATAATGAGTGTAGGGGGGATATGGCATGGCAGAACAACTTCAACTGGAAATGGGAAATATACGAATTTCAAATGACGTCGTCTCAAAAATTGCCGGTTTGGCTGCCTTGGAGACTCCGGGAATTGCAGCCATGTCTGGTGGCCTGTCAGAAGGCTGGGCGAAACGTCTAAGCGGTAAGAACGTTCAGAAGGGCGTTACCGTTGAAGTAGGACAGCTGGAAGCAGCAGTAGATCTACGAATTATCGTTCTCTATGAAACACCGATCCACGAAGTGTGCCGGATGCTTCAGCAGAACGTACGTGAAGCTGTGGAGAGCATGACTGGACTTCATATTGTTGAGGTAAATGTCAAAGTTGAAGGCGTAGCTTTCAAGAATGATGAAATCTCTTAAAAAACTTGTACACAAAAAAGCAGTCCAAGGTTAATTCCCTGGGCTGCTTTTTTATGTGTATATCCCCTAACCTCCGGCTTTATAAATCTTACCGGGAACGAACCTGTCTAACCGTTGTTACAGATTTCGTTACTTCCTCTTTGGCAGGAAGGTTGGTTTCTCTTGAGATGCTTAGCATAATTCCCATGCACAGCATGCTGACAAGGAGTGAAGAGCCCCCGTAGCTGATAAACGGCAAGGTAACGCCGGTAAGAGGGATTGTATTGGTTACACCGCCGATATTGACAAAGGCCTGAATGGCTATGAGGCCCATAATCCCAATTCCGACGAGCGTACCAAAGGGATCCTTACACCTTAAAGCGATTAGAATACCCCGCCAGATAAAATACAGATATAACATCAAAAATATGGAGGTCCCTAGAAAGCCGAACTCTTCACCAATTACGGGGAAGATAAAGTCCGTATAAGGGTATTTTAGATAGTCCAGCTTTTGAATGCTTTTGCCGAAGCCGGAACCACTTACTCCACCTTGGCCAAGAGCGGTTAAGGATTGAATAATGTTATAACCATCACCCTCAGCAACCTGATAAGGATCTAAAAAGGCAACGATACGACCTTTTCTATAATCCTGAGTGTCAGTGGCTTTATCGGATGGAGATAAGGAATCAATCGCTGCTTTGGCGCCTATAACTAGTCCTACACCCAGCACTAGCAGTGCTATAGAGCCCAGAATATGCTTCATGCTGGCACCACCGGCATAAATAACAAGTCCGCTGGTAGCTACGAGAATGAGGCAAGAACCTAAATCCGGTTGCATCATTATAAGTCCGGCAACAATACCCACGATAACCATTACAGGGATATATCCTGTACGGAAATCTCTAAACCGTTCACCTTTTTTGGTGATGAGTGCTGAGATATACAGGATAATCGATATTTTGGCTAATTCGGTGGGTTGAATTCCAAGTTTCCCGATACTAAGCCAGCTCTTGGCACCATTAATTTTTTCAGAGAAGGCTACCACGAGCAGAAGAATAACGGTGATGATAAAAATAGGTACATACCACTTCTTAAACTTACTGTAGTGAATGTTCATAGCTATAAACATAACAACGGTTCCGAGTACGATCCAGATCACTTGGCGTTTAATGAAATATAGAGGGTCATTACCGAACTTCGAGCTTGCTAATGTTAAGCTTGAGCTAGCACTGAAGACCATGACTAGACCGAAACCCACAAGTAGTAGTGTTAAGATAAGTAGTTGGAAATCGGGTGTTCCTCTTTTGGGCAGGCTGACATTTTGTTTCGTCGTTCCCTTTCTGTTACTCAAGCCTCTAACAGCTGCTTTAATTCAAGAATCCGCTTAGCAGCAGTGTCCAATACTGGTTTTGGCACCGGAGATTCATATTCCAGGCCATGAGGGAAGGTTGCTTTTCCTAAGTATACGGCTTCAATTGCAAGTACGGCATCAGACTTCTCTAGCTTTCCCTCGACAGCGCGAGTGTTAATGCGTAGGAAGTATTCGCCACCATCCTGTGGGTCTTCAATTTTGCAGTCGTAAGTGGCACGATAGTATTCCCATTGCCAGCGGATGAAGCCAGCTTTTGTGGCACTCTCGTCCAGATAGAGAAGATCACTCTTCAATCCTACGAGGCCCGTGTTCTCAAAAATCATAGCACGCATATCCCCCTTATGAAGTATAATGATGAATTTCTGATCCGATTGCTGATGTTCTACCTCATGATAGTATGTTTCTAAAGGTTGTGCAAGAGTAGGCAGTGCCTAACAATACCCAGTTTTTTGCGTTTCTGCTACAATAAAAGAATTATAGTCGTTCGCGGCTGGAACAAAGTGAACAGGACTGCTATCGCTTGCTATGGATGCGGGTTTATCGAGAAGGGGATGGAGAACTTATGAAGAGCTTAGCGGTTGATTCGCTCATGCCGGAGATCGTGGAATGGAGACGCCATTTGCATCGTCATCCGGAGTTGTCTTTTCATGAAAAGGAAACGTCAGCATTTATAGCAGATAAGTTAGCCAAATTCGGAATTGAAGTCAGAAAAAGCGGGACAGGGTATGGTGTGCTTGGTATATTACGGGGGAAGCGGCCGGGGAAAACCGTTGTTCTTCGCGCGGATATGGACGCCCTACCTATTAAAGAGGAGAACAAGAAGGATTACGTTTCGCAAAATGAAGGGGTAATGCATGCCTGTGGACATGATGGCCACACTTCCATACTGCTCGGTGTAGCCTCTTACTACAGCAGTCGGCTTGAGGAGCTGGAAGGGGAGCTGCGTTTTCTTTTTCAGCCCGCAGAGGAAGTATGCCCAGGAGGGGCGCAGGGGATGATCGCCGAAGGCATGTTAGAAGGAGCGGATGCGGTGTATGGTCTGCATCTGTGGACTCCATTGCCTATGGGAACTGTAGGGAGTGCTCCGGGACCGTTGATGGCGTCTGCGGACGAGTTTTTTATAGATATCATTGGCAAAGGCGGACACGGCGGCATGCCGAACCGTACCATTGATAGCATCGTGGCGGGAGCGGCGCTGGTGACCCAGCTCCAGAGCATTGTAAGCCGCTCTGTGAACCCGCTGGAGCCTGCTGTACTCAGTGTAGGAACCATTCAAGGGGGATTCGCCCAGAATGTCATTGCCGAGCAATGCCGGATCACAGGGACAGTGCGGGCATTCGACGAGGAGACACGGCATTTGATACGCCAGCGAATCGAAGAAATGAGCGTTTCTATTGCCAGCGCTTACGGGGCAGAAGCTAAGATAGATTACGTAATGGGATATCCTCCCCTCGTAAATCACGATGGTGAAGTTCAGCGGTTTTTCGAGGTGGCCTCAGCGGCTTTAGGAGAATCTGTTGAGGTGATTCGGATGGAAAAGCTGATGCCAGCTGAGGATTTTGCCTATTATGTTAAGGAGATTCCAGGCTGCTTTATGTTTGTGGGTGCAGGAAATCCGGATAAAGAGGCTGACTATCCACATCACCATAGCAAATTTGATTTTGACGAAGATGCCATGCTGCACGGAATGAAGCTGCTCATTGCTATGGCGAATTCCTGTATGCGTGAGAACACAATCGTATAATTTCGTTTCATAGAGGAGAACCTATTCCCATAACATGGAGATCATGATTAGGAGGGTTCATTCTTGAAGACAGTGAAAGAGGTTATGACGAAGGAGCCTGCAACGGTTACGCTGCAAGATAATGTGTATGAAGTTGCCGTGAAAATGCGAGATTATGACACTGGATTTATACCTGTTGTTGATAATGAAGAACATAAGACACTGATCGGCGTAATTACTGACCGCGATCTCGTGATTAGAGGTTATGCGGCTAAACATCCTGGTTCAACCTCAGTGGAAACTGTAATGAGTAAAGAGATTCAGACCGTCTCGGAGAATACTTCAGTAGATGAGGCTGCAGAGTTAATGGCTGGCTGGCAAATCCGCAGGCTGGCGGTGACACGTGACCAGAAGCTGGTGGGCGTAGTGTCGATTGGAGATCTGGCTGTGCGCGACATTTTTGCGGATGAAGCTGGTGAAGCACTCCATGATATTTCGCAGCAGCATTTACATTAAATAGTCAGATAGGGAAGCTCATGACCGTTATGCGGGGATGGGCTTTTTCCTGTTATATGAAAATAAACAAAATTACATAGCGCAAGCTTAAATTACATGAACACTAGGGAGGAAAAACTATGAATGGATCAGGAGCTTGCATCGTGCGCAGGGACCGGACAATTTTACTGGAATGTGCTCATCCGGATTTTGAGGTGGCAAGGAAAAAGCTAGGGACCTTCGCGGAGCTGATAAAAAGTCCTCCTGCTTACCATACCTACCGAATTACCCCGTTATCTCTTTGGAATGCGGCTGCGCTTAATTATACTGCTGAGGAGATTATCACTAACCTGCATCACCTTGCACGCTGGGGTGTTCCCACAGGACTGGAGGAGGAAATCGAAACTCTTTTGTCCAGATATGGAAAGCTGACTCTTCATGGCCAAGAGACTCGGAATGAGGTCGTTATGTTAAGAGCGGATGCTCCTGAGCTTTTGGATGAATTGAGTGATGAACAAGGTCTAAAAGCGTTGGGTCTACTGAGAATAAATCCTCTGGAATGCTCGTGTCCTGCGGAGAATAGAGGGCTTTTGAAACAAGAGCTGATGAGATTGGGTTATCCAGTTCTCGACTACGCCGGATATCATGAAGGACAAGCGCTTAGCTTGACCTGGAAGGAGAATCTCGATGCCTGCAAGGCTGATACGGCAAACGATTCATTTGGCTTACGTGAATACCAGCAGGAGGCCGTTCAGCTGTTTCAAGGGACAGAAGGACAAGGGGGAAGCGGTGTGGTGGTGCTGCCTTGTGGCGCAGGAAAGACAATTGTAGGAGTAGCAGTACTTGAAAGTCTCCAATGTGAAACCTTAATTTTAACTTCAAATACAACATCCGTAAGGCAATGGATGGATGAATTGCTGGAGCGAACAGATTTGGCCGGGGAAGCAGTGGGTGAATATTCCGGTGAAAAAAGAGAAGTGCGGCCAGTTACCATTGCCACCTATCAAATATTAACCCATCGTTCGTCCAAAGACGGTCCGTTTCTCCATATGAAGCTGTTTAACGAACGCAATTGGGGCTTGATTATATATGATGAGGTTCACCTGCTTCCAGCGCCTGTATTTCGGGCTACAGCAGACATTCAAGCTACACGTCGACTGGGGCTAACAGCCACTTTGGTTAGAGAAGACGGGAAGGAAGGGGATGTGTTCTCTTTAATCGGACCGAAACGCTACGATCTGCCTTGGAAGGAGCTGGAGCAGCAGGGCTGGATCGCTGAAGTGGAATGTGTAGAGATCATTGTGCCCATGAATCCGGAGCTTAAACAAGAATATATGTACGCGGCGGCAAAAGAAAAATTTCGTATGGCTTCATGCAATCCTGCCAAAGCTGAGATTGTAGCCAAGCTTCTAAAGGTCCATGCAGGCTCTTCGGTACTGGTTATTGGACAATATCTCGACCAGTTAAGTGAACTGGCTGACAGGATCGGGGCACCTTTAATTACCGGCAAAACGAAGCAGCGTGAAAGAGACGAGCTATATGCGGCTTTTAACGAGGGAGATATACAGGTACTGGTGGTGTCGAAAGTAGCGAATTTCGCGGTGAATTTACCTGACGCGTCGATTGCTATTGAAGTCTCGGGAGCTTATGGATCACGGCAGGAGGAAGCTCAGCGACTAGGTCGAATCCTCCGTCCAAAAGCGGGAGAGAATAAAGCCTATTTTTATACACTGGTATCTGAAGATAGCCGGGAACAGGATTTCGCTTTGCGCCGCCGGATGTTTTTGACTGAGCAGGGTTATGAATATGTCGTTAAAAAGATACCGAGTGGAGAGGAGCGAACCATTCATTGAACCAGCTATCAACAGAAGCATTAGAGGTCTTAAAGCGGTTATGTGCAGCTTATGCTGCCCAGCCGTTTGAAGAAGGGAAAGAAGAACGATTGCGCCCTGTGGCGCTTTGTCGTGCTGAGCAAAAGCTTGCAATGAACGAATTGCGCCGCGAGGGGCTGTTAACTGCAAGGCATAAAATTTTGGGCGAAAAGCTGTATCAGATTCCTGTTGATCAGCTGCCGGCAATTGAACAAGAATTTTTCCCGTATCAGCCGCAATACGTTGCCGGGCATTTAGTGAGTCTTACCATGGAGGCGGGGGCCGGACTGGCGATAGATCTGTTTCGGGCTTTGCTGTTCACCGCTTGGGAAGGATTGCCGCTGACAGCCAAGGGGATTATTCATAAAAAGCATCTAAACCGCTTAGCGGCGCAGCTCTCTTTTGGCGAGGAGCATTTGCAATGGCTCTCCGTGGGTTCTCTTTTAGAGGAACAGAAAACTCTTTCTGTCATTGCGACGGTGGATATCCTGCTGTGTCTTGGACTTATTCGCAGGCAGAGCGCCGGGTACACGCTTGATATGGAGCTATTGGATCGTTGGCTGCAGCTTCCTGAAGCGACGATGAGTGACATTCTCTATGGAATTGTAATTAATCGCTGCGGATGCGTGGGACCTGCCGATCAACATTTTCGTTATATAATCTCAAATGCAGATTTTATCCCCGGGAAATGGATAATGCTGCCCGCGCTATTAGACTGGATGATGGATGCTAATCTCACAGGTACCGTTGCCCGTAATGAGCTTGAACAATCAAGCTTGAACTGGTTACGTTGTTTAACAGGCTTTGGCTGGTGCGAGCTGGGAGAAACCGCTGAGGGTATGTTGTGTTTTTGCTGGACCGCTGCTAAGCCAATGTTATCTGCTGAGAGGGGATCATTCGCTGCTGTTGGGTCTGGAGATACACAGGAACAGTTTATTGTGCAGCCGGATTTCGAGGTGCTGGTTCCACCGGAGGTCCCCTATTCTGTACGATGGACACTGGCGGGCTTCGCTGAGCTCCAGCAAAGTGATACGATATGGAGCTTCCGGCTGACGAAAGAGAGGTTGGAACTTGCAGCTGAGCGTGGAATGTCACCGGATGACATCATCTCATGGATAAGTGAGCATGCACTAGGAGGACTTCCTTCGGTGGTTCAAATGTCTCTTGAGCAATGGGCAAAAAGCATTGGCCGTACCTCACTCTCCCAAGTAATTATTTTGACCTGTCAGACGGAAGCAGATGGAGCTGCTATCGCAGCTCACCCGCGTTTACAGGAGAACCTTGAACGTATCGGTCCTTTACATTTCATAGTGGACCCGCAATGTATGGAACAGATACGAAAAGAGCTGTACTCCGCGGGGTTAGCGCCTTCCAGAATCATTGGAGGACAGGTAGAGGAAACAAACCTAGGGTGGTGTTTGTTTCCTCATGAAACAGGAAACCCCGAAGCAATGTATGTTCTTCCAGAGCTGAATGTAGAACTAGGATTGCTGTCCAAAGGGAATCCTTTTCTTAACCTGCCGGTTATTGCTCCTGAACAGGAGGAAGAGATTCTCTTCGGTGGAGAAAATGTACCGCAGATCTGGAGCAAAGAATGGCGGCATTATCATAGCTCGACTGCACAAAAGGTGATGGAGCAAGGGTTAAGATGGGGAGTCAAGGTGCGTTTTGCACTAAAGGATCAGATGTTAGATTTTATCCCTTCACGCATAAGTGGGAATCCATGGAGAGTTTCCGGACAACTGCTCTTTCATGATGGTGAAACGGTTGAAGATATAGAGCTCACTCCGGAAGACTGGAAGGAAATGAAGTTAGTTATTCCCAATGGACGAAGAAATTCCTCTTCTGCTCAAGCGAGTGATTATGGTATGATAGAAAAGTCTACTGAATCGGTAGATCATTAACGAAGAAAAGAGCTGAGTTCATGAGCGTAGCTGAAATAAATACGGTCGATATGGCTGAAGTACTGACATACGCCTATGAATTAGGCGATATGATTAATCAATCCGCCGAGGTGTCGGATTACTTATACTGGAAAGGGCGGGTTGATACGAACCCCGAAATTCAGGCCATGGTCAAACGACTTCAGACTAAGAAGGAGCTGTTTGAAGAAACACAGCGTTTCGGACATTTCCACCCGAATTATCATTCAGCAAAGGATGAGGTTTCGGCAGTAGAAGCGGAACTGGAGCAGTTCGAAGAAGTTGTTCGTTTCAAGCTGGCAGAGAAGACCCTTGACGACATTCTGCATTCCATGTCGGAAGCGATTGCTTTTTCAGTATCAGATAGCATTAAAGTACCAAGTAATGATCCTTCCCCTAAAGGTGGATGCGGCAGCGGGGGAAAATGCTCCTGCGGATAAGCTTCCCTTAGGATTTAGAGAGAGAAAGGCGGTTTAGCTTATGTTTGCGGAACGGACAGGATACATCATTTGGGTAAGTGACGTTAAAGCGGCACGTAACCTTGAGAAATACGGAACATTACATTATGTTTCTCGGAAAATGCATTATGCAGTTATGTATGTAAATGCAGAACGGGCCGAGGAAGTTATGAAGAATGTCCGCAGACTCTCCTATGTACGAAAGATTGAAAGATCTTATCGTAACGAAATTAAGACAGAGTATACTAGTAATGGACCGGACAAGTCCCGTAATTACAGTATGTGATTCCAGGAGATAAACAGGCGCTTAAACAACGCCTGTTTTTTTTATGCTTATTTACAAAAAAAAGCCATTACTCTCAAGGGGAGAAACTTGTACAAGTTTCGGCAATGAGGTAAGATGACAACATTAAGTGCATACTAAGACCCTTATGGTGGAGTGTGATGATGATGCGCAACAAGGGGATGGATTGGCCCAGCACTTATGAGCCCTTCCACATCATGCTGAACGATTACAGGGTCGCCGACATCGTTATAACAAATCATGCGAAGAGCCGTTATATGGACCGCATCAGCAATGGTGCAAGCAATGCCGAAGAGGTCGCTGCATGGATGTGGCAGTGCCTAATGCAGAATCGGATCAAGCCCTTTTCAAGCAGTGATTATAACGCATATTTAATTGACGATGACTCTGTAGTAATCGCTGAGTTTACGGAATTGACAGGTGAGAGAGATCTCTCAGGCCAGCCATTATATTCTATGATCATCGTTTCGTTTCTTGGTAGAATCTCGGTGATGCCACAGCTGAGAGATTTAAAGACCTATTTTTCACTGCTGCGTAATTCTCACCGTACAAAGCTGTCGAAGAAGAAGCGAAGACGCAAATAGTCTATAAAGAAACGGGCAAGAGGCATGCGGCGAGTCTGCATGTCCTTTTTGAAAATATAAGAATTTATATACTGCACAATTATAATATTCTTAGATTTCTACGGGAAACGACTGTCGTCTTTAAAGGACGGCAACGACGTTTCTTCTTGTAATATAAGGAGTTGCGAAGCATGAACTTTCACCAGCTGCATATTTTTTATACGGTCTCCGAGCGGGGAAGCTTCTCGGCGGCGGCGCAGACTTTACATATGACTCAACCAGCTGTGACCATGCAGGTACAGGCGCTGGAGGATTATTTTGGCACCAAATTGTTTAATCGTTCCACCAAAAAAATCGTACTCTCTGAGGCAGGGCACACTCTAATGCCATACGCGCTACGCAGTATTCAGCTGATGCGAGAGACGGATCAAGCCATGTCAGCATTCACACATATGCTGGAAGGGAGATTGCAGCTTGGGGCGAGTCTTACGATAGGAGAATACGTGCTGCCACGTCTGTTAGGCCCTTTCGGAAAGCAATATCCAAACATTTCAATTATGATGAAAGTGATGAACACCTCGCAAATTATGGAGGAAATTCTCAAGCATCAACTGAATTTTGGTTTAATTGAAGCCCCGGTCACACATCCGGACAT
It contains:
- a CDS encoding aminopeptidase; translated protein: MKDPRIQKLAANLVGYSVNVQPGENVLVEMIGNERDLIKAVVEEIGKAGGHAFVQLTDRTVLRSMLKYATRESLQTWAEIDLNRMKQMDCYIGIRAGENVNDLSDVPEENMKLYNSLYSHPVHSEQRVKHTKWVVLRYPNASMAQLANISTEAFEDFYFEVCNLDYAKMDKAQDALADLMRRTDKVHILSAGTDLKFSIKGIGAEKCSGQKNIPDGEVYSAPVRDSVNGTISYNAPSVYNGVTFENIKFKFENGKIVEATSNDSARLNEILNSDDGARHIGEFAIGFNPYILHPMNDILFDEKIAGSLHFTPGQAYDVTDNGNRSSIHWDLVLIQRPDYGGGEIYFDDVLIRKDGIFVLPELEGLNPENLK
- a CDS encoding HPr family phosphocarrier protein; protein product: MSSNNAAIVDIAQTAGQFNSSIVLQADNKYIDVKSILGLFTTLVSSQSYELHVHGADAEEAKKAMTEVFAKHGLKFTVVAE
- a CDS encoding YlaN family protein, which codes for MTSSELQEQYNLKAINLLQEDADKIQQLIEVQMENLATRYCPLYEEVLDTQMYGFSREVDFAVRAGLVPEITGKMVLSKLERNLAVLYEALNNKAKEE
- the cax gene encoding calcium/proton exchanger, producing the protein MKKWISPSLMGITFILSAIGHYADWDHTLQFILSAIAVVFVAGFLGRATESVAHYAGQRLGGFLNATFGNAAELIIAFFLVKEGLFDMVKASLTGSIIGNLLLVLGLSIFAGGMKFKVQNFNVTLAGMNGSLMIVAVIALFVPAMFFTTHSITEKDTDVLSLIVAGLLIASYIAWLIFSMITHKKHLEDVTEEGKEELAHEHAPAWSRNKSILYLVLATVMVAFVSEWLVGTLETLTERFGFSELFVGAFLVAIIGNAAEHSAAIMLAMKNKIGAAVEIAVGSSLQIALFVAPVLIFASYFMGDTMDIVFTTIEIVAIGVAVFIAKSITQDGSTNWYEGLLLLTVYLILGVSFYLV
- a CDS encoding Asp23/Gls24 family envelope stress response protein, yielding MAEQLQLEMGNIRISNDVVSKIAGLAALETPGIAAMSGGLSEGWAKRLSGKNVQKGVTVEVGQLEAAVDLRIIVLYETPIHEVCRMLQQNVREAVESMTGLHIVEVNVKVEGVAFKNDEIS
- the ftsW gene encoding putative lipid II flippase FtsW; translation: MSNRKGTTKQNVSLPKRGTPDFQLLILTLLLVGFGLVMVFSASSSLTLASSKFGNDPLYFIKRQVIWIVLGTVVMFIAMNIHYSKFKKWYVPIFIITVILLLVVAFSEKINGAKSWLSIGKLGIQPTELAKISIILYISALITKKGERFRDFRTGYIPVMVIVGIVAGLIMMQPDLGSCLILVATSGLVIYAGGASMKHILGSIALLVLGVGLVIGAKAAIDSLSPSDKATDTQDYRKGRIVAFLDPYQVAEGDGYNIIQSLTALGQGGVSGSGFGKSIQKLDYLKYPYTDFIFPVIGEEFGFLGTSIFLMLYLYFIWRGILIALRCKDPFGTLVGIGIMGLIAIQAFVNIGGVTNTIPLTGVTLPFISYGGSSLLVSMLCMGIMLSISRETNLPAKEEVTKSVTTVRQVRSR
- a CDS encoding YugN family protein, which gives rise to MIFENTGLVGLKSDLLYLDESATKAGFIRWQWEYYRATYDCKIEDPQDGGEYFLRINTRAVEGKLEKSDAVLAIEAVYLGKATFPHGLEYESPVPKPVLDTAAKRILELKQLLEA
- a CDS encoding M20 family metallopeptidase; this encodes MKSLAVDSLMPEIVEWRRHLHRHPELSFHEKETSAFIADKLAKFGIEVRKSGTGYGVLGILRGKRPGKTVVLRADMDALPIKEENKKDYVSQNEGVMHACGHDGHTSILLGVASYYSSRLEELEGELRFLFQPAEEVCPGGAQGMIAEGMLEGADAVYGLHLWTPLPMGTVGSAPGPLMASADEFFIDIIGKGGHGGMPNRTIDSIVAGAALVTQLQSIVSRSVNPLEPAVLSVGTIQGGFAQNVIAEQCRITGTVRAFDEETRHLIRQRIEEMSVSIASAYGAEAKIDYVMGYPPLVNHDGEVQRFFEVASAALGESVEVIRMEKLMPAEDFAYYVKEIPGCFMFVGAGNPDKEADYPHHHSKFDFDEDAMLHGMKLLIAMANSCMRENTIV
- a CDS encoding CBS domain-containing protein, giving the protein MKTVKEVMTKEPATVTLQDNVYEVAVKMRDYDTGFIPVVDNEEHKTLIGVITDRDLVIRGYAAKHPGSTSVETVMSKEIQTVSENTSVDEAAELMAGWQIRRLAVTRDQKLVGVVSIGDLAVRDIFADEAGEALHDISQQHLH